In Zygosaccharomyces rouxii strain CBS732 chromosome F complete sequence, a single window of DNA contains:
- a CDS encoding pepsin-like aspartic protease (similar to uniprot|P12630 Saccharomyces cerevisiae YIL015W BAR1 Aspartyl protease secreted into the periplasmic space of mating type a cells, cleaves and inactivates alpha factor allowing cells to recover from alpha-factor-induced cell cycle arrest and to YLR121C uniprot|Q12303 Saccharomyces cerevisiae YLR121C YPS3 Aspartic protease, attached to the plasma membrane via a glycosylphosphatidylinositol (GPI) anchor and to YLR120C uniprot|P32329 Saccharomyces cerevisiae YLR120C YPS1 Aspartic protease, attached to the plasma membrane via a glycosylphosphatidylinositol (GPI) anchor and to YDR144C uniprot|P53379 Saccharomyces cerevisiae YDR144C MKC7 GPI-anchored aspartyl protease (yapsin) involved in protein processing; shares functions with Yap3p and Kex2p and to YIR039C uniprot|P40583 Saccharomyces cerevisiae YIR039C YPS6 Putative GPI-anchored aspartic protease, member on vGLC.1466.): protein MKFTTLNAIGILASTVSGAAIENHRREVSPKIIQLSFNKHGGAANNKDILTPTSQNTDISVNATNRYIFYSVELSVGTPAQKLSVLLDTGSSDLWVPGADNLFCENHAVSDSNSTDKPLKSPTLPSPQPTIDCNQYGTFDYSKSSSFKANDSSLLIRYGDQSYALGRFGQDTVEMNSLSIPNVSLGVAHQANVTQGVLGIGLAGLETTNTGFSSTLNSKSYTYENFPQVLKSQGIIDANAYSLFLNSPGASQGGILFGGVDHSKYTGPLYTVPIINTGAPGNPIQFQVTLQGVGISLDKSNGTNTNAADSTSNVTLTASKFPVLLDSGTTLMTLPRPVTDQMAKQLGATYNSETSYYQLKCPSQNDNTRLILDFGGFQVNAKITNHITRSQNGECLLGITPSDTDSGTLGDVFLVDAYVVYDLDNYEISLAQADFSDSAQSIEPISSSVPSATKAPGYSNTWTGSESIKTGGNIFTAQTSAPTMTQ from the coding sequence ATGAAATTTACCACCTTGAATGCAATTGGGATTTTAGCTTCCACTGTGAGCGGAGCCGCTATCGAAAATCACCGTAGAGAAGTCTCCCCCAAAATTATCCAACTATCTTTCAACAAACATGGAGGGGCGGCTAATAACAAGGACATTTTAACGCCCACGAGTCAAAATACTGATATCAGCGTAAATGCCACCAACCGTTACATCTTCTATTCTGTTGAATTGAGCGTTGGTACTCCTGCACAAAAGCTTTCTGTTCTTTTGGATACTGGCTCTTCGGATCTATGGGTTCCTGGTGCTGACAATTTGTTCTGCGAAAACCATGCGGTTTCAGACTCGAATTCTACTGATAAACCTCTGAAGTCACCTACATTGCCCTCTCCACAACCCACCATAGATTGCAATCAATATGGTACTTTTGATTATTCGAAATCGAGCTCTTTTAAAGCTAACGATTCCAGTTTATTGATCCGTTATGGAGACCAAAGTTATGCTCTCGGTAGATTTGGCCAAGACACCGTTGAGATGAATTCTTTGAGTATTCCAAACGTTTCATTGGGTGTTGCCCATCAAGCCAATGTGACTCAAGGTGTATTGGGTATTGGTCTTGCTGGGTTGGAAACTACAAACACAGGTTTCTCATCCACTTtaaattccaaatcctACACATACGAAAATTTCCCACAAGTGCTCAAATCTCAAGGTATCATTGACGCTAACGCGTACTCATTGTTCCTTAACTCTCCAGGTGCCTCTCAAGGCGGTATCCTGTTCGGAGGTGTAGATCATAGCAAATACACTGGTCCTCTCTACACGGTTCCTATTATTAACACAGGTGCTCCTGGAAACccaattcaattccaaGTCACTTTACAAGGTGTTGGCATAAGTTTAGATAAATCCAACGGCACTAATACCAATGCTGCCGATTCTACGAGTAACGTTACATTAACAGCAAGCAAGTTCCCTGTCTTGTTGGATTCTGGCACGACATTAATGACTCTCCCACGTCCTGTCACTGACCAAATGGCTAAGCAGTTAGGAGCAACTTATAACTCTGAAACCAGTTACTACCAGTTAAAGTGCCCTTCACAAAACGATAACACACGGTTAATATTGGATTTTGGTGGTTTCCAGGTCAACGCCAAGATTACAAACCATATTACCCGTTCACAAAACGGCGAATGTCTACTAGGCATAACGCCCTCAGATACAGATTCAGGAACCCTAGGCGATGTATTTTTAGTGGATGCATATGTAGTTTATGACCTTGACAACTACGAGATCTCTTTGGCACAGGCTGATTTTAGTGATTCAGCACAAAGCATCGAACCCATTTCTAGTTCGGTTCCTAGCGCTACTAAGGCCCCTGGTTACTCTAATACATGGACTGGTTCCGAAAGCATCAAAACCGGCGGTAACATATTTACTGCACAGACCTCTGCTCCTACTATGACTCAATGA
- the APC2 gene encoding anaphase promoting complex subunit 2 (similar to uniprot|Q7LGV7 Saccharomyces cerevisiae YLR127C), protein MNAVMRAGEDLKRLLVQIQEVALRTHPNCEDDLESLLTWINPNEPQSNHQCKPPTLRLKNSIKMLVNQYYNMELREDERDTGYLFIQLVRQFYVYQVRLHFFASLSNLHTFKDVQRLVKYYEFPLKYVYIFENCPEEWIGERDGLMHYLLNRHKKLRINVVSRLKDLVMEDDFDLAMDVVKWLNESNSNVSSMDLMLDLIVEKISRFCQDQMTGTWNNRFLIMETFNRFITSYWSQFCLLLACPEDNHELTTVVYHLFERQFVKLRTKEIFDIVVGVYPDSKPTLLELRRVLVKSKDFTQIVVEFLSNFERQILNPSISTVNALLAYVKTVKAFLTLDPTGRCLNSVSAFVKPYFQERNDLVTVLLYAILELQSEEFEGPARAYLDTNSLNQLSQELKDPEFGIESSFETIPQADLLSRPASTATTAAMLDPRLPYKSVIKNFLQWTPEPMDTISKNYSKSLSASRNLLDILMDMFESKDFFVSEFLSLLTRKLLTLKLYTLDRKWSHCLRLLKTKFGPAGAAAVVATGIGGGDGGSIDGVRGGDPSNINNIDVMLRDVRGSSELCKRMHQVAGLDQRIYPKFISPLYWNRDNSSNGWTFQLDPQMALELDKYCQVYSEIKPGRALHLYKDQGIVVLTLSFQDGRKKRCEATLEQCSVIQQFDASTATTTGLTEQMIGARLQMDPARARAALQHWVQEGVLYYDGNAYKTREYLDDQPAENLPASKDSSASSQARTMSPDRDSRLTSILEQTWPFIQGMLTNLGALKVKKIHSFLKVTTPKELGFSMVTPSQLESYLHSLVEEERLICTTNDTYKLPK, encoded by the coding sequence ATGAACGCTGTAATGAGAGCTGGTGAAGACTTAAAAAGGTTATTGGTACAAATCCAAGAGGTAGCCCTTCGAACTCATCCTAACTGCGAAGACGACCTCGAATCGCTGTTAACATGGATAAATCCTAACGAACCGCAGAGCAATCACCAGTGTAAACCGCCAACCTTGAGGCTTAAAAATTCTATCAAAATGTTAGTAAATCAGTATTATAATATGGAATTACGAGAAGATGAGAGAGACACAGGCTATTTATTCATACAACTTGTGAGACAGTTTTATGTCTATCAAGTGAGATTGCACTTCTTTGCATCACTATCCAATTTGCATACATTTAAAGATGTCCAAAGGTTAGTAAAATACTACGAATTTCCTCTGAAATATGTGTATATTTTTGAGAATTGTCCTGAAGAATGGATCGGTGAAAGGGACGGTCTGATGCACTACTTGTTGAATCGACACAAGAAGCTTAGAATTAACGTGGTATCGAGGTTAAAAGATTTAGTAATGGAAGACGATTTTGATCTAGCTATGGATGTGGTTAAATGGCTCAATGAGTCTAACAGTAATGTatcttcaatggatttAATGCTAGACCTCATAGTGGAAAAGATAAGTCGCTTTTGTCAAGACCAAATGACAGGTACTTGGAATAACCGATTTCTCATCATGGAAACATTCAACAGATTTATTACTAGCTATTGGAGTCAATTCTGTCTTTTATTGGCTTGTCCCGAGGATAATCACGAATTGACCACTGTGGTTTACCACTTATTTGAAAGGCAATTCGTGAAGCTAAGAACTAAGGAAATATTCGATATAGTGGTGGGGGTGTATCCAGATTCTAAGCCTACTTTGCTTGAGTTGAGAAGGGTTTTAGTCAAATCTAAGGATTTTACTCAGATTGTGGTTGAATTCTTGTCGAATTTCGAAAGacaaattttgaatcctAGTATTTCAACGGTAAATGCGTTGCTGGCTTACGTAAAAACCGTAAAAGCTTTTTTAACTTTGGATCCAACTGGTCGTTGTTTAAATTCTGTATCAGCATTTGTGAAACCTTATTTCCAAGAGAGAAATGACCTTGTTACTGTTTTGCTCTATGCTATATTAGAATTACAATCAGAAGAATTCGAGGGCCCCGCTAGAGCTTACTTGGACACAAATTCATTAAATCAATTGTCCCAAGAGCTAAAAGATCCAGAATTTGGTATAGAATCCAGTTTTGAAACTATACCGCAGGCAGATCTTCTCTCAAGACCAGCTTCCACCGCTACAACCGCCGCTATGCTAGACCCACGTTTACCTTACAAGAGTgttatcaagaattttttacaATGGACGCCGGAACCAATGGACACcatttccaagaattacagTAAATCCTTATCGGCTAGTAGAAATCTATTGGACATCCTCATGGACATGTTTGAATCAAAGGATTTTTTTGTCTCTGAATTTTTAAGTCTTTTGACTAGAAAGCTTCTCACTCTGAAGCTCTACACGCTAGATCGCAAATGGTCTCACTGCTTAAGGCTCCTTAAGACCAAATTTGGCCCTGCAGGTGCAGCCGCCGTGGTAGCTACAGGCatcggtggtggtgatggtggATCTATAGATGGTGTTAGAGGTGGTGATCCTTCCAATATCAACAACATCGATGTAATGTTGAGAGATGTCCGTGGCAGTAGTGAACTCTGCAAACGCATGCATCAGGTAGCCGGACTAGATCAAAGGATTTATCCGAAATTCATTTCACCACTCTACTGGAACCGTGATAACTCTTCTAATGGTTGGACGTTCCAATTAGATCCTCAGATGGCGCTTGAATTAGACAAATACTGCCAAGTTTACAGTGAAATAAAGCCAGGTAGAGCATTACATCTTTATAAGGATCAAGGAATAGTGGTACTTACTCTAAGTTTCCAAGATGGGCGCAAAAAACGCTGTGAAGCCACTTTGGAACAGTGCAGTGTGATCCAGCAGTTCGATGCATCAACAGCCACCACCACGGGACTCACAGAACAGATGATTGGCGCACGTCTACAGATGGATCCTGCTAGAGCTCGAGCAGCATTGCAGCATTGGGTTCAAGAAGGCGTTCTGTACTACGATGGAAACGCTTACAAGACAAGAGAATATCTCGACGATCAACCTGCGGAAAATCTACCGGCTAGCAAAGATTCCAGTGCAAGTAGCCAGGCCCGCACCATGTCGCCAGATCGCGATTCAAGACTCACCTCTATTCTAGAACAAACATGGCCATTCATACAAGGGATGTTAACCAATTTGGGCGCCCTCAAAGTTAAAAAGATCCACTCCTTCCTAAAGGTAACTACtccaaaagaattgggGTTCAGTATGGTGACTCCTTCCCAACTAGAATCATACTTGCATTCTCTAGTCGAAGAGGAACGTCTCATCTGCACCACCAATGATACCTACAAGTTACCTAAGTAA
- the DCN1 gene encoding NEDD8 ligase DCN1 (similar to uniprot|Q12395 Saccharomyces cerevisiae YLR128W DCN1 Hypothetical ORF) — protein MENLVATFKSLAQCSDRTARDYLNTHNWDVNQALNDYYDSEHDQDQSYSPELPQLFRKYAVVTPHGFIMDTDGLIRYIGDLGYEIDNLATICLAQLLHCQRLTDGITEGQFSYNWQQNGCTSLHQMGKLVQRLDHKLRTDQDYTAQIYNYTFELALDPGAKTLETHTAVQYWTLFFATGQYPVIVEQQFFQLWISFVQQEQSISRDTWRMLFPFFNRFSNLQSVRDNYNEADAWPYIIDEFYEYLADKGEI, from the exons ATG GAGAACTTAGTAGCTACTTTCAAATCGCTGGCACAATGCAGCGATAGAACAGCTAGAGATTATTTGAATACCCATAATTGGGACGTTAATCAAGCATTAAATGATTATTATGATAGCGAACATGATCAAGATCAGTCTTATTCACCTGAATTACCGCAATTATTCAGGAAATACGCTGTAGTGACTCCCCATGGGTTCATAATGGATACTGACGGTCTTATCAGGTACATTGGAGATTTAGGAtatgaaattgataatttagCCACTATCTGTCTTGCACAATTGTTACATTGTCAAAGATTAACAGATGGTATAACTGAGGGCCAATTTTCCTACAATTGGCAACAAAATGGATGTACTTCACTACATCAGATGGGTAAATTAGTACAAAGATTAGACCATAAGTTACGCACCGATCAAGATTATACGGCTCAAATTTACAATTATACTTTTGAACTAGCTTTGGACCCAGGCGCTAAGACCCTGGAGACACACACAGCTGTACAATACTGGACACTTTTTTTTGCTACAGGACAATACCCAGTGATAGTAGAGCAGCAGTTCTTTCAACTATGGATATCTTTTGTCCAGCAAGAGCAATCTATCTCGAGGGATACATGGCGGATGCTTTTCCCATTCTTCAACCgtttttccaatttgcAATCGGTAAGAGACAATTACAACGAGGCAGATGCTTGGCCATATATcatcgatgaattttacgAATACTTGGCTGATAAGGGTGAGATCTAA